One genomic segment of Musa acuminata AAA Group cultivar baxijiao chromosome BXJ3-3, Cavendish_Baxijiao_AAA, whole genome shotgun sequence includes these proteins:
- the LOC135632998 gene encoding growth-regulating factor 5-like isoform X1 yields the protein MNSFAAVVGGRPPFTATQWQELEHQALILKYLMAGVPVPPELIIPIRRSFETLPGRYYHPSLSYYSYYGKKPDPEPGRCRRTDGKKWRCSKDAYPGSKYCERHMHRGRNRSRKPVESQTVAPSQTSSSALTSLSPSASNASGTGVGSFRGITLQPITGPSNAQSLCFGGASSSQLPMDTGTFGNRYFSGLKPDADEHSFFSGASGTARALGVDSSLDSSWRPMPPPVSSFSLSKTHDLSILQNAYPQLQSVQDLGQVTINSLSRQQQQHHSFFGSEFGSSEPVKHETQLLRPFFDEWPKTRDSWSDLEEDRSNRTSFSTTQLSISIPIASSDFSSTSSRSPNGGSPS from the exons ATGAACAGCTTTGCGGCGGTGGTCGGGGGCCGGCCGCCGTTCACGGCGACACAGTGGCAGGAGCTGGAGCACCAGGCGCTGATCTTAAAGTACCTAATGGCGGGGGTTCCCGTGCCGCCGGAGCTCATCATTCCCATCCGGAGGAGCTTCGAGACCTTGCCCGGCAGATACTAccacccttcgc TGAGTTACTATTCATACTACGGGAAGAAACCGGACCCAGAACCAGGGCGATGCCGTCGCACCGACGGAAAAAAGTGGCGTTGCTCTAAGGACGCGTACCCTGGTTCCAAGTATTGTGAGCGCCACATGCACCGTGGCCGCAACCGTTCAAGAAAGCCTGTGGAATCACAAACTGTCGCTCCATCCCAGACTTCCTCATCGGCGTTGACATCCCTCTCTCCCTCTGCGAGCAATGCCAGCGGCACCGGTGTTGGAAGCTTCAGGGGCATCACCCTGCAGCCGATCACAGGGCCAAGCAATGCACAGAGTTTGTGCTTTGGCGGTGCTAGTTCATCTCAGCTACCCATGGACACTGGCACTTTTGGAAATcg GTACTTCTCTGGACTTAAACCTGATGCGGATGAGCACAGTTTCTTTTCTGGAGCGTCTGGCACTGCTAGGGCCCTTGGGGTGGACTCATCATTGGACAGCTCATGGCGCCCAATGCCACCACCAGTGTCCTCGTTTTCTCTGTCAAAAACACATGACCTTTCCATTCTGCAGAATGCCTACCCACAACTTCAGTCAGTGCAAGATCTTGGGCAGGTTACAATCAACTCACTCTCTCGACAGCAACAGCAGCATCATTCTTTCTTTGGAAGTGAGTTTGGTTCGTCGGAGCCCGTGAAGCATGAAACGCAGTTGCTCCGGCCCTTTTTTGATGAATGGCCAAAGACCAGAGATTCTTGGTCAGATCTTGAAGAAGACAGATCAAACCGGACCTCGTTTTCCACCACCCAGCTCTCTATTTCCATTCCAATAGCCTCATCAGACTTCTCCAGCACCTCTTCCCGGTCCCCGAATGGTGGGTCTCCATCCTGA
- the LOC135632998 gene encoding growth-regulating factor 5-like isoform X2, which produces MNSFAAVVGGRPPFTATQWQELEHQALILKYLMAGVPVPPELIIPIRRSFETLPGRYYHPSLSYYSYYGKKPDPEPGRCRRTDGKKWRCSKDAYPGSKYCERHMHRGRNRSRKPVESQTVAPSQTSSSALTSLSPSASNASGTGVGSFRGITLQPITGPSNAQSLCFGGASSSQLPMDTGTFGNRYFSGLKPDADEHSFFSGASGTARALGVDSSLDSSWRPMPPPVSSFSLSKTHDLSILQNAYPQLQSVQDLGQVTINSLSRQQQQHHSFFGSEFGSSEPVKHETQLLRPFFDEWPKTRDSWSDLEEDRSNRTSFSTTQLSISIPIASSDFSSTSSRSPNDD; this is translated from the exons ATGAACAGCTTTGCGGCGGTGGTCGGGGGCCGGCCGCCGTTCACGGCGACACAGTGGCAGGAGCTGGAGCACCAGGCGCTGATCTTAAAGTACCTAATGGCGGGGGTTCCCGTGCCGCCGGAGCTCATCATTCCCATCCGGAGGAGCTTCGAGACCTTGCCCGGCAGATACTAccacccttcgc TGAGTTACTATTCATACTACGGGAAGAAACCGGACCCAGAACCAGGGCGATGCCGTCGCACCGACGGAAAAAAGTGGCGTTGCTCTAAGGACGCGTACCCTGGTTCCAAGTATTGTGAGCGCCACATGCACCGTGGCCGCAACCGTTCAAGAAAGCCTGTGGAATCACAAACTGTCGCTCCATCCCAGACTTCCTCATCGGCGTTGACATCCCTCTCTCCCTCTGCGAGCAATGCCAGCGGCACCGGTGTTGGAAGCTTCAGGGGCATCACCCTGCAGCCGATCACAGGGCCAAGCAATGCACAGAGTTTGTGCTTTGGCGGTGCTAGTTCATCTCAGCTACCCATGGACACTGGCACTTTTGGAAATcg GTACTTCTCTGGACTTAAACCTGATGCGGATGAGCACAGTTTCTTTTCTGGAGCGTCTGGCACTGCTAGGGCCCTTGGGGTGGACTCATCATTGGACAGCTCATGGCGCCCAATGCCACCACCAGTGTCCTCGTTTTCTCTGTCAAAAACACATGACCTTTCCATTCTGCAGAATGCCTACCCACAACTTCAGTCAGTGCAAGATCTTGGGCAGGTTACAATCAACTCACTCTCTCGACAGCAACAGCAGCATCATTCTTTCTTTGGAAGTGAGTTTGGTTCGTCGGAGCCCGTGAAGCATGAAACGCAGTTGCTCCGGCCCTTTTTTGATGAATGGCCAAAGACCAGAGATTCTTGGTCAGATCTTGAAGAAGACAGATCAAACCGGACCTCGTTTTCCACCACCCAGCTCTCTATTTCCATTCCAATAGCCTCATCAGACTTCTCCAGCACCTCTTCCCGGTCCCCGAATG ATGATTGA